The Haloferax sp. Atlit-12N region CGGGCTAGTCATCATCTTCGCGTACTCGTTTCTCATCGCCTTCGCCCTCCCGGGCGTGAGCGAAATCGTCCTCGCCGCCCCGCTCGACCTCGGGCTCCCCTACAGCGCGAAGCTGGCGGTCATCATCCTCGTCAGCGGCGCGGGCAAAGCCGCCGGGAGCGTCTTCGCATTCCACATCGGCCGACAGACGAAGGAGTCGGGCTACGTCGAGCGAGCGCTCGAACGGCTCCCGGTCGACGTGATGGGCTGGACCGAGCGCAAGGCCGTCCAAATCGCACAGAACTGGGGCTTCGCCGGGCTCGCGGCCGCGCTCTGCGTGCCGGGGTTCCCCGACACGCTCTCGATTTACGCGTTTTCGGTCCTCGAAGACGACTACCTCAAGTTCGCCGCCGCGACGTTCGTCGGCTCCTGCGGCCGACTCGTCGTGACGGTCATCGGCATCGAGGCCGCGCTGGCGTTCCTCTGAGCGGGGCGCACGCGCGGGTCAGCCGCTCGCTTCTGAGCCCGTCGCTGTCTCCGAAGTCGCTTCGAACGACTCGACGGACGCGTAGTTGACGACGACGAACGCGGCGAACAGAACGACCGCGAGCGCCGCGAACGACAGCGACAACGTCCGGCACGTGGCCGCGGACAGGCCGAGGCGTCGGCCGACCGACTCGATTGCGAAGAGCCCGGCGAGCGCGAGCGAGACGCCGATAGCGAGAATCCAGCCGCCGCCGAGCGGCGACTGCGGGACGAGGAGGAGACCGTATCCGGAGACGAACAGTCCGAGGAGGACGGCGAACACGGCGGCGAAGCCGACGCTCCGGGCTGGCGAGGAGGCGGTGGTCGTAGTCACGCAGAACAGGGCGTCGGCCGACGAGATAGCGATTCCGTGACTCGTGTTGGCGCGTCGCCGACACGGGCTCCCGCGGTCGGTCGAGTGCGGCGGTCCCGAGCGGCCCCGATGATTTATACGCCCGCTCGGCTTCAGTACCGGTGTGACCGCGACGGGTCTCCCCGACAACATGCGTATGCGCGCTCCCTTTTAGCCGCGGGTGGACCCGCCTTCGGCCGTCGCCTCGGTAACGTGAGACGACGGTCGGGTCCGGCGAACCTCGGGGCAGAATCGCACCGCCAGACAGACGCATCCGAAGCGGCGGGCTTTAGGCCCGCTTCCGAGATACACGACACATATGAGTCACGAGGACTTCCCCACGGAGAACCCAGCGGTGGTGACGTGTGGACTGCCGTACGCCAACGGCGACCTCCACATCGGCCACCTCAGAACGTACGTCGGCGGCGACATCTACAGTCGCTCGCTGCGAGCACTCGGCCAGCAGACGGCCTTCGTCAGCGGGTCGGACATGCACGGCACGCCCGTCGCCGTCAACGCCGAGAAGGAGGGCGTCACGCCCGAGGAGTTCGCGCTCCGCCACCACGAGAAGTACGAGGCGACGTTCCCCCGCTTCAACATCGAGTTCGACAACTACGGCCACACTCACGACGAGACGAACACCGAACTGACACAGGAAATCGTCCGCACGCTCGAAGCCGAGGGCTACGTCTACGAGAAGGAGATTCCGGTCGCCTACGACCCCGACG contains the following coding sequences:
- a CDS encoding YqaA family protein, which gives rise to MSLTAFASLADLTLSLYPDFSWLSSLVETATGWVGLVIIFAYSFLIAFALPGVSEIVLAAPLDLGLPYSAKLAVIILVSGAGKAAGSVFAFHIGRQTKESGYVERALERLPVDVMGWTERKAVQIAQNWGFAGLAAALCVPGFPDTLSIYAFSVLEDDYLKFAAATFVGSCGRLVVTVIGIEAALAFL